The following coding sequences are from one Rutidosis leptorrhynchoides isolate AG116_Rl617_1_P2 chromosome 11, CSIRO_AGI_Rlap_v1, whole genome shotgun sequence window:
- the LOC139876135 gene encoding uncharacterized protein — protein MQSLNGKLASLSRFISKGAEKQLPFFRILKGCLGKKKIVWNEEAEKAFVEMKEYIAKLPTLTSPEEGETLFIYLATSKECISTVLVTEREKAHVPIYFFSRVLQEAELNYPELEKLTLALVHTARKLRRYFLAHQIVVLTNKPIRHAIKGQVLANFIAETDSVNEEDVKNSTQIITPKIENEEWKLYTDGASSSDGSGAGLMLVNLEGKEFTYALRFEFNTTNNEAEYEALLAGLRMAKELKILHLRAFVDLQLVSNQIKGTFEAKQPTIQQYLSKAKELIESFKSFDIEHVRRSQNKKADALSKFASLTFEHLAKEVLVEEYVVYTRVQGQLISVTSALPFVKWGIDIVGPISDTPGSPRFLLVAIDYFTKWSEAKSLATITGKQIEKFVWEHIVCRFGVPQEIVPDNGKTLAEGIFPKFWKQLKIQQSFTSVYHPQGNGQVEVTNRDIIKGIEKRLGKCKKGWVDELPLVLWAHRTTPKRSNGETHYSLAYGTEAVLLAEIHVLTERTANNENNKENLRVNLDLLEERREATVIREASYKRMIEGYYNKRVKPSTFKVGEYVLRLNSASKVEYEGKLGPN, from the exons ATGCAGAGCCTGAATGGGAAGCTAGCGTCACTTAGCAGATTCATATCAAAGGGAGCAGAGAAACAACTACCCTTCTTCAGAATTCTGAAGGGATGCTTGGGAAAAAAGAAAATTGTCTGGAACGAAGAAGCGGAGAAGGCATTCGTTGAAATGAAGGAGTACATCGCCAAACTCCCTACCTTAACCTCTCCCGAAGAAGGAGAAACACTCTTCATATACTTGGCTACTTCGAAAGAATGCATCAGCACAGTATTGGTCACCGAACGAGAGAAAGCGCACGTACCAATATACTTCTTCAGTCGAGTACTTCAAGAAGCCGAGCTGAATTATCCAGAACTCGAGAAACTCACTCTAGCACTCGTCCACACAGCTAGGAAACTCCGAAGATACTTCCTAGCACATCAGATAGTGGTACTTACTAACAAACCAATCAG GCATGCAATCAAAGGACAAGTTCTAGCAAATTTCATCGCTGAAACAGATAGTGTAAATGAAGAAGACGTGAAGAACTCAACCCAAATTATCACCCCAAAGATCGAAAATGAAGAGTGGAAGTTGTACACCGACGGTGCGTCAAGCTCCGATGGATCAGGTGCTGGTCTAATGTTAGTAAATCTCGAAGGAAAAGAGTTCACTTATGCACTTCGTTTCGAATTCAATACAACCAACAACGAAGCAGAGTACGAAGCTCTGCTAGCAGGATTGAGAATGGCGAAGGAATTAAAAATCCTTCATCTCCGAGCCTTCGTTGACTTACAGCTAGTATCTAACCAGATCAAGGGCACCTTTGAAGCAAAGCAACCCACCATCCAACAATACTTGTCAAAAGCAAAAGAACTGATCGAAAGCTTCAAAAGTTTTGATATCGAGCATGTCCGAAGAAGTCAAAATAAGAAGGCAGACGCACTGAGCAAGTTTGCTTCGCTGACATTTGAGCACCTCGCAAAAGAAGTCTTGGTGGAG GAATATGTGGTCTACACGCGGGTCCAAGGTCAGTTAATCTCTGTCACATCTGCGTTGCCGTTCGTAAAATGGGGAATAGACATAGTTGGACCCATTAGCGATACACCAGGAAGCCCAAGATTCCTACTTGTAGCAATTGATTACTTCACCAAGTGGTCCGAAGCAAAATCGTTGGCAACAATCACTGGTAAGCAGATAGAGAAATTTGTCTGGGAACACATCGTATGCAGGTTCGGAGTTCCCCAGGAAATAGTCCCGGATAATGGAAAAACATTGGCAGAAGGAATATTCCCAAAATTTTGGAAACAATTGAAAATTCAGCAAAGTTTCACCTCGGTATATCATCCCCAAGGTAATGGACAGGTGGAGGTAACAAACCGGGACATAATCAAAGGAATAGAGAAACGCTTGGGCAAATGCAAAAAGGGGTGGGTCGATGAGCTTCCCTTGGTGCTGTGGGCACATCGGACAACTCCAAAACGAAGCAATGGTGAAACCCACTACAGCCTTGCATACGGAACAGAAGCCGTTCTTCTCGCAGAAATACATGTACTAACAGAAAGAACAGCGAACAATGAAAATAACAAAGAAAACCTTCGAGTTAACCTGGATCTGCTCGAAGAAAGAAGAGAAGCAACTGTGATTCGGGAAGCCTCATACAAACGAATGATTGAAGGCTATTACAACAAGAGAGTAAAACCCTCAACCTTCAAAGTAGGAGAATATGTCCTAAGGTTAAACAGTGCAAGCAAGGTGGAATACGAAGGAAAATTGGGACCAAATTAG